From a single Dendropsophus ebraccatus isolate aDenEbr1 chromosome 8, aDenEbr1.pat, whole genome shotgun sequence genomic region:
- the LOC138799579 gene encoding zinc finger protein 154-like isoform X2, translated as MVRSHDHDIIKGPLAYWDSASTYKHHRKETHGLDKITKRPPFLHSKVELFLTLLTSQFLEQENRLLPDMRMEKDRIQVAERILNLTKQILYLLTGEDYLVVKKIPDEKEEYSSNRVPLPASLIHKGNLYQDILELINKISELLTGEIPIRYQDVTVYFSMEEWEYLEEHKDQYKDIFMENRQPLIYSDHSREEETSENRPGPLYLRNYSEKNPNIPHHQVTILNDIKEKENTCVEVSHPCKEEEVPTDVSKADNCTKNTAGNLSHPNCEEPYNCITEDGQGKHCKLLTTVPSVLHIRDLSSDATNHKEAPSNQSHNVTQSTGETGGKIFQCSECGKCLTRKTLLIEHQRTHTGEKPYSCSVCGKCFVRKPRLIEHQRTHREEKPFSCPECGKCFKHKSTAVNHQVIHTGEKPFSCLKCGKSFSRKLSLNEHYVTHIGEKPFSCSECGKCFTRKSSLIEHLRSHTGEKPFSCTECGKCFSQKSDLVKHFVIHTGEKPFSCSECEKWFGTKSHLVKHQIIHSGEKPFSCSECGKCFSHKSDLVKHQRIHTGEKPFSCLECGKCFIRKFDLVKHQVIHTGDRPFSCSECGKCYKQSSAVAQHKKRSHGHVQATAKVLPQI; from the exons ATGGTTAGATCACATGATCATGatatcatcaaaggtcctttagctTACTGGGATTCAGCGTCTACTTATAA GCATCATAGAAAGGAGACACATGGCTTGGACAAAATAACTAAAAGGCCCCCATTTTTACATAGCAAAGTAGAACTGTTCCTGACACTGCTTACATCGCAG TTCCTTGAGCAAGAAAACAGGTTGCTTCCTGACATGAGAATGGAGAAAGACAGAATACAGGTGGCAGAGAGAATATTAAACCTCACCAAACAGATACTTtacctgctgactggagag GATTACCTAGTAGTGAAGAAGATACCTGATGAGAAGGAAGAATATAGCAGTAATCGGGTTCCTCTACCTGCATCACTGATACATAAAGGAAACCTCTATCAGGATATTCTGGAACTCATCAACAAGATCAGTGAGCTGCTAACTGGAGAG ATTCCTATAAGATATCAGGATGTCACAGTCTATTTCtctatggaggagtgggagtatttaGAAGAACACAAGGATCAATACAAAGACATTTTTATGGAGAATCGCCAGCCTCTGATATATTCAG ATCATTCAAGAGAAGAAGAAACATCAGAGAACCGTCCGGGTCCTTTATATTTAAGGAATTATTCAGAGAAAAATCCAAATATCCCACACCATCAG GTAACAATTCTGaatgatataaaagaaaaagagaatacATGTGTGGAAGTAAGCCATCCGTGCAAGGAGGAGGAAGTTCCTACAGATGTCAGTAAGG CTGACAATTGCACCAAAAACACTGCGGGAAATCTTTCACATCCAAATTGTGAAGAACCGTACAATTGTATCACAGAAGACGGTCAAGGGAAACACTGCAAACTCCTTACAACTGTACCATCTGTTCTTCATATCAGAGATCTTTCTTCTGATGCAACTAATCACAAAGAAGCTCCATCTAATCAATCACATAATGTTACACAAAGTACAGGAGAGACAGGTGGTAAGATATTTCAGTGttctgaatgtggaaaatgtttaacTAGGAAGACACTTCTTATtgagcatcagagaactcacacaggggagaagccatattcgtGTTCtgtatgtgggaaatgttttgtaaGAAAACCGCGTCTTattgaacatcaaagaactcacagagaggagaagccattttcatgtccagaatgtgggaaatgttttaaacaTAAGTCCACTGCTGTTAATCATCAGGTAAtccatacaggggagaagccattttcatgtttgaaGTGTGGAAAAAGTTTTAGCAGGAAATTATCTCTTAATGAACACTATGTAACTCAcataggggagaagccattttcatgttctgaatgtgggaaatgcttcaCAAGGAAATCAAGTCTTATTGAACATCTAAGATctcacacaggtgagaagcctttttcatgtacagaatgtgggaaatgttttagtcaGAAGTCCGATCTTGTTAAACATTTTGTAATCCATActggagagaaaccattttcatgctcagaatgtgaaAAATGGTTTGGCACGAAATCTcatcttgttaagcatcaaatAATTCactcaggggagaagccattttcatgttcagaatgtggaaaatgttttagccaCAAGTctgatcttgttaaacatcagagaattcacacaggagaaaaaccattttcatgcttagaatgtgggaaatgtttcattcGGAAATttgatcttgttaaacatcaagtAATCCATACAGGGGAcagaccattttcatgttcagaatgcgggaAGTGTTACAAACAGAGCTCAGCTGTTGCTCAGCATAAGAAGCGAAGCCATGGTCATGTTCAGGCTACGGCAAAGGTTTTACctcaaatataa
- the LOC138799579 gene encoding gastrula zinc finger protein XlCGF57.1-like isoform X3: protein MRMEKDRIQVAERILNLTKQILYLLTGEANTSLPVQDYLVVKKIPDEKEEYSSNRVPLPASLIHKGNLYQDILELINKISELLTGEIPIRYQDVTVYFSMEEWEYLEEHKDQYKDIFMENRQPLIYSDHSREEETSENRPGPLYLRNYSEKNPNIPHHQVTILNDIKEKENTCVEVSHPCKEEEVPTDVSKADNCTKNTAGNLSHPNCEEPYNCITEDGQGKHCKLLTTVPSVLHIRDLSSDATNHKEAPSNQSHNVTQSTGETGGKIFQCSECGKCLTRKTLLIEHQRTHTGEKPYSCSVCGKCFVRKPRLIEHQRTHREEKPFSCPECGKCFKHKSTAVNHQVIHTGEKPFSCLKCGKSFSRKLSLNEHYVTHIGEKPFSCSECGKCFTRKSSLIEHLRSHTGEKPFSCTECGKCFSQKSDLVKHFVIHTGEKPFSCSECEKWFGTKSHLVKHQIIHSGEKPFSCSECGKCFSHKSDLVKHQRIHTGEKPFSCLECGKCFIRKFDLVKHQVIHTGDRPFSCSECGKCYKQSSAVAQHKKRSHGHVQATAKVLPQI, encoded by the exons ATGAGAATGGAGAAAGACAGAATACAGGTGGCAGAGAGAATATTAAACCTCACCAAACAGATACTTtacctgctgactggagag GCCAATACCTCTCTCCCTGTACAGGATTACCTAGTAGTGAAGAAGATACCTGATGAGAAGGAAGAATATAGCAGTAATCGGGTTCCTCTACCTGCATCACTGATACATAAAGGAAACCTCTATCAGGATATTCTGGAACTCATCAACAAGATCAGTGAGCTGCTAACTGGAGAG ATTCCTATAAGATATCAGGATGTCACAGTCTATTTCtctatggaggagtgggagtatttaGAAGAACACAAGGATCAATACAAAGACATTTTTATGGAGAATCGCCAGCCTCTGATATATTCAG ATCATTCAAGAGAAGAAGAAACATCAGAGAACCGTCCGGGTCCTTTATATTTAAGGAATTATTCAGAGAAAAATCCAAATATCCCACACCATCAG GTAACAATTCTGaatgatataaaagaaaaagagaatacATGTGTGGAAGTAAGCCATCCGTGCAAGGAGGAGGAAGTTCCTACAGATGTCAGTAAGG CTGACAATTGCACCAAAAACACTGCGGGAAATCTTTCACATCCAAATTGTGAAGAACCGTACAATTGTATCACAGAAGACGGTCAAGGGAAACACTGCAAACTCCTTACAACTGTACCATCTGTTCTTCATATCAGAGATCTTTCTTCTGATGCAACTAATCACAAAGAAGCTCCATCTAATCAATCACATAATGTTACACAAAGTACAGGAGAGACAGGTGGTAAGATATTTCAGTGttctgaatgtggaaaatgtttaacTAGGAAGACACTTCTTATtgagcatcagagaactcacacaggggagaagccatattcgtGTTCtgtatgtgggaaatgttttgtaaGAAAACCGCGTCTTattgaacatcaaagaactcacagagaggagaagccattttcatgtccagaatgtgggaaatgttttaaacaTAAGTCCACTGCTGTTAATCATCAGGTAAtccatacaggggagaagccattttcatgtttgaaGTGTGGAAAAAGTTTTAGCAGGAAATTATCTCTTAATGAACACTATGTAACTCAcataggggagaagccattttcatgttctgaatgtgggaaatgcttcaCAAGGAAATCAAGTCTTATTGAACATCTAAGATctcacacaggtgagaagcctttttcatgtacagaatgtgggaaatgttttagtcaGAAGTCCGATCTTGTTAAACATTTTGTAATCCATActggagagaaaccattttcatgctcagaatgtgaaAAATGGTTTGGCACGAAATCTcatcttgttaagcatcaaatAATTCactcaggggagaagccattttcatgttcagaatgtggaaaatgttttagccaCAAGTctgatcttgttaaacatcagagaattcacacaggagaaaaaccattttcatgcttagaatgtgggaaatgtttcattcGGAAATttgatcttgttaaacatcaagtAATCCATACAGGGGAcagaccattttcatgttcagaatgcgggaAGTGTTACAAACAGAGCTCAGCTGTTGCTCAGCATAAGAAGCGAAGCCATGGTCATGTTCAGGCTACGGCAAAGGTTTTACctcaaatataa
- the LOC138799579 gene encoding zinc finger protein 154-like isoform X1, with product MVRSHDHDIIKGPLAYWDSASTYKHHRKETHGLDKITKRPPFLHSKVELFLTLLTSQFLEQENRLLPDMRMEKDRIQVAERILNLTKQILYLLTGEANTSLPVQDYLVVKKIPDEKEEYSSNRVPLPASLIHKGNLYQDILELINKISELLTGEIPIRYQDVTVYFSMEEWEYLEEHKDQYKDIFMENRQPLIYSDHSREEETSENRPGPLYLRNYSEKNPNIPHHQVTILNDIKEKENTCVEVSHPCKEEEVPTDVSKADNCTKNTAGNLSHPNCEEPYNCITEDGQGKHCKLLTTVPSVLHIRDLSSDATNHKEAPSNQSHNVTQSTGETGGKIFQCSECGKCLTRKTLLIEHQRTHTGEKPYSCSVCGKCFVRKPRLIEHQRTHREEKPFSCPECGKCFKHKSTAVNHQVIHTGEKPFSCLKCGKSFSRKLSLNEHYVTHIGEKPFSCSECGKCFTRKSSLIEHLRSHTGEKPFSCTECGKCFSQKSDLVKHFVIHTGEKPFSCSECEKWFGTKSHLVKHQIIHSGEKPFSCSECGKCFSHKSDLVKHQRIHTGEKPFSCLECGKCFIRKFDLVKHQVIHTGDRPFSCSECGKCYKQSSAVAQHKKRSHGHVQATAKVLPQI from the exons ATGGTTAGATCACATGATCATGatatcatcaaaggtcctttagctTACTGGGATTCAGCGTCTACTTATAA GCATCATAGAAAGGAGACACATGGCTTGGACAAAATAACTAAAAGGCCCCCATTTTTACATAGCAAAGTAGAACTGTTCCTGACACTGCTTACATCGCAG TTCCTTGAGCAAGAAAACAGGTTGCTTCCTGACATGAGAATGGAGAAAGACAGAATACAGGTGGCAGAGAGAATATTAAACCTCACCAAACAGATACTTtacctgctgactggagag GCCAATACCTCTCTCCCTGTACAGGATTACCTAGTAGTGAAGAAGATACCTGATGAGAAGGAAGAATATAGCAGTAATCGGGTTCCTCTACCTGCATCACTGATACATAAAGGAAACCTCTATCAGGATATTCTGGAACTCATCAACAAGATCAGTGAGCTGCTAACTGGAGAG ATTCCTATAAGATATCAGGATGTCACAGTCTATTTCtctatggaggagtgggagtatttaGAAGAACACAAGGATCAATACAAAGACATTTTTATGGAGAATCGCCAGCCTCTGATATATTCAG ATCATTCAAGAGAAGAAGAAACATCAGAGAACCGTCCGGGTCCTTTATATTTAAGGAATTATTCAGAGAAAAATCCAAATATCCCACACCATCAG GTAACAATTCTGaatgatataaaagaaaaagagaatacATGTGTGGAAGTAAGCCATCCGTGCAAGGAGGAGGAAGTTCCTACAGATGTCAGTAAGG CTGACAATTGCACCAAAAACACTGCGGGAAATCTTTCACATCCAAATTGTGAAGAACCGTACAATTGTATCACAGAAGACGGTCAAGGGAAACACTGCAAACTCCTTACAACTGTACCATCTGTTCTTCATATCAGAGATCTTTCTTCTGATGCAACTAATCACAAAGAAGCTCCATCTAATCAATCACATAATGTTACACAAAGTACAGGAGAGACAGGTGGTAAGATATTTCAGTGttctgaatgtggaaaatgtttaacTAGGAAGACACTTCTTATtgagcatcagagaactcacacaggggagaagccatattcgtGTTCtgtatgtgggaaatgttttgtaaGAAAACCGCGTCTTattgaacatcaaagaactcacagagaggagaagccattttcatgtccagaatgtgggaaatgttttaaacaTAAGTCCACTGCTGTTAATCATCAGGTAAtccatacaggggagaagccattttcatgtttgaaGTGTGGAAAAAGTTTTAGCAGGAAATTATCTCTTAATGAACACTATGTAACTCAcataggggagaagccattttcatgttctgaatgtgggaaatgcttcaCAAGGAAATCAAGTCTTATTGAACATCTAAGATctcacacaggtgagaagcctttttcatgtacagaatgtgggaaatgttttagtcaGAAGTCCGATCTTGTTAAACATTTTGTAATCCATActggagagaaaccattttcatgctcagaatgtgaaAAATGGTTTGGCACGAAATCTcatcttgttaagcatcaaatAATTCactcaggggagaagccattttcatgttcagaatgtggaaaatgttttagccaCAAGTctgatcttgttaaacatcagagaattcacacaggagaaaaaccattttcatgcttagaatgtgggaaatgtttcattcGGAAATttgatcttgttaaacatcaagtAATCCATACAGGGGAcagaccattttcatgttcagaatgcgggaAGTGTTACAAACAGAGCTCAGCTGTTGCTCAGCATAAGAAGCGAAGCCATGGTCATGTTCAGGCTACGGCAAAGGTTTTACctcaaatataa